The Coleofasciculus sp. FACHB-1120 region CCTCCGCTTTGAGGTAAGGATAGTAAGCGATCGCCACCACTTGCCCCCAGCGCCCCCATCCTGCCGATATCATTAGCGCCAGCCACCGATCGGATTCTAAGTCACTCAGGGCAGATGTTTTTAATAGCAGCAGCGCGATCGCTGCCATCGCTCCAAAGGCACCCGTGACGCTATCTGCCATCACCTTTAGACGCCGCTGCCGTTCGCGTAACTTGTCCGAAGAAAAATCCTGCACTGCCAGTCCATCTGCTGTATCCATAGCCCCATCCAGATGCAGACCCCCGGTGAGGGCAATCCAAGCAACAACGACCATTGCAGAGCGAGTTAGCACTGGGACACCCAGCAGTTGAAAACAAGTATCTAGAAGCGCGAGCAACCCCCCAATAAATAAACCCACCGAAGGTGCCCAACGCGCAATCCCTCGAAATTCTAATGCCCATCCAGACGGAATCGGGATACAGGTGTAAAACGCGATCGCACCCAGAAATCCTTTCCAAAATGAGAAAATTTGCACCACAAACAAACTTAATGACTTTTCGATAACAAATTCAGCAGATTAGCGTATGAACAGGGGAGAAATGTTGGGCTAAGATTGTCTCGTAGCAGTTCCGATTGCCATAGGCGTATGCCGTTAGGCTCCTCGCACTTTGCTGAGTGTTCGCATTCGCCATAACCGTTGAATGCGTATGCCGTAAGGATTCGGATTCTTGCCCAAAGCGCGTATACCATTAGGTTATGAAAGCTACCTACTTCTCTAAGTAGTGTATATTGCATTATTCTGTTGCATCTACGCAGCGACCAGGCAAGATCGGGCTTGTTTGAACCAGAGGCTGTTCCCATGACTTATGACCAATCTCCGCCCCACTTACCGGCTCCATGTATTATTGACAGCGGCATAATTCTTAATAAACAAGATATGCGGCGATTGCTGACCGATCTAGGTCGCGTTCGTTACATCCACACCCTCGATGGCAAAGTTCAGAGCGAGGGCGAAGGATGCGTACTGGACGTATTTGCTGAGCCACAGCGGTCTACGATGATTGCTAACCAGGCAATCTATCTTAACGTCCATAGTTTTGATTATCTGCAACTGCACCAGTCGAGCGAACAGGAATCTTATTTTGACTTGATTCAAGATCATCGTCAGTTACGTTTGATACCGCTTTCTAGCCCATTCCAAGAGCAAAGCACGCCGATCATTAACGCCGCCGCTTTAGAAGCAATGGTGACACAAGTTCTGTCTGCTAAGTGGGATGTCCAACTTGACGACGACGATTGCTTATTCTAAGTAATCTTTGTTAGGAAGTCGTTAGTCATGAGTCATTAGTCAATGAAAATCGGCTAATCATCTAAAAACTAAAGGCTAAAGACTAAAGACTATTGTTAGTAGGACTCGCAGCTAAAGATCAGTGGGATTTTCGTTTCAATGTCAGGCGCGTTGTCGCCATACGCAGGCACGAGCCGGGACTTTTTTGACACCGCACGGTGTAGTAGAAACACCTAAGTTTATGCCGGTAGGGACGCTGGCGACTGTCAAATCTCTGACAATCGATCAGCTGGAGGCAACAGGTGCCCAAATGGTTCTGGCGAATACTTTTCACCTGCACTTGCAACCAGGAGAAGCAATTGTGGCAGGTGCGGGTGGGCTGCACCGCTTTATGGGCTGGAAGAAACCGATGCTGACAGATTCTGGAGGCTTCCAGGTTTTTAGCTTGAGCGAGTTGCGGAAAATTAGTGAAGACGGGGTAACATTTCGCTCTCCCCGTGATGGGCGGATGATTCATCTAACGCCGGAGCGGTCAATCCAAATTCAGAAGGAACTGGGAGCAGATGTCATCATGGCATTTGATGAGTGTCCGCCCTACCCAGCGGAGCGCTCAGAAGTCGTGGCGGCAACAGAGCGGACTTATCGGTGGCTGGAACGATGTATAGATGCTCACCAAAGTCTGGACAAACAAGCTTTATTTGGGATTGTTCAAGGTGGCGTTTACCTGGATTTACGAGTTGCGGCTGCTGAGTCATTAGCAGGGTTAGATTTGCCAGGCTACGCGATTGGTGGCGTTAGTGTGGGAGAACCGCCGGAACTGATTCACCAGATTGTGCGGGCGACTGCGCCAGTGTTACCCGCCGAAAAGCCTCGTTACCTTATGGGTGTGGGCACTTATCGAGAAATGGCACAAGCGATCGCTGCCGGTATCGATTTATTTGACTGTGTGATTCCCACCCGCTGGGCGCGTCACGGGACTGTGATGGTACAGGGAGAACGCTGGAATCTGAAAAACGCCCAGTACAGAGAAGATTTCACTTCCCTGGATGCGAGTTGTCCTTGCTACACCTGCCAGAACTTCAGTCGCGCTTACTTGTGTCATTTAGTGCGAACGCGGGAAATCCTCGGTTACACCTTACTCTCAATTCACAACGTTACTGAATTGATTCGCTTTACCCAACGAATCCGAGAGGCAATTTTAGGCGATCGCTTTGTCGCAGAATTTGGGCATTGGCTAGACGTTTGAGGGCTTTTCGACTCTGCGAAAGACAAATCCAAAAGACAAAATTTATCTAGCTTTAGTCCGCCTCTTTTTGGGTTAAAGCGCGATCGCGTTTTTCAGATTTTTGTGTAGCAATGTATCTATATTTTTAGTTTAAACAAATACGATTTTTTGGTCAGCTAAAAAAAAAAGTTGCAAAAGTGTTTGCCACGAACAGAATTCTAACGGAAACCATGATTATATCCATTAGCTGCCTTGCTTCGTAGTGATGATCGTTAATAACTAATGAGTTAGATAAAATGTCCCTTTCTAACGGGATTAGTCTCGAAAGCAGAATCCTCTTATCTCGAATCGCCTTAATTTGTATTGCAACTATCTTGATTATTCTGGTAATCCGCAGGAAACGCCAGACGCAACACATCATTAAGGAGTTTTTCACCGCAACAACAAATCCGATCAACTTAGCAGTATTTCGGATTGTAATTTTTGGGACTATATTTAGTTTTGATATGTCGGAAACAGTCATGTTTAGCCAGTTTCCGGCGGAACTGATTGTCCCGCCGAGAGGGCTTGAGTGGCTATTAAATTATTTACCGATTAATGAAACATTAGCAACCATCTCTGGAACTTTGTTTCGTGGGTTTGCTTTTACAGCAATGATCGGTCTTTTTTCTCGTACCTCCGCCTTGCTGACTGCGGTCATTGGGTTCTATGCGCTTGGCATTCCCCAATTTTTTGGAAAGGTAGATCACAATCATCACCTTTTATGGTTTTCAGCAATTTTAGCAGCTAGTCGGTGTGGAGATTATTTTTCATGGGATGCTATTTTTGCTGCTTGGAAACGCGCTGCGCGTGGTATTGTTGAACCCCCAAGCTCTTCCAGCATCTATGCTTTACCCTTACGGTTTGTATGGCTCTTATTAGGCATTATCTACTTCTTTCCAGGCTTTTGGAAATTTTGGACGGGTGGAATTGATTGGACTGAAAGCTTTAAATATCATTTATATGCAAAGTGGCAGTCACTTAATTGGATACCATTTTTTAGGATCGATCAATATGCATTTTTGTATCAACCGTCGGCTCTTTTAGCAATCGTTTTTGAAATTTCTTTTATTATTCTAATATTTTTTCCAAGATGGCGGATTTGGGCTGCTATAGCAGGACTAATGTTCCATCAGGGAATTGACATATTTATGCGGATATCTTTCTGGACTCTTGAAATTGCTTACGTTACTTTCTTCGATTGGTATATTATCTTTCATCGGCTTGGACGCTGGTTATACCGACAAAAGATGTATGTTGTCTATGACGGAAACTGTAAGCTTTGTCGTCAAACAATCGCCTCATTGAGGATGTTTGATATCTTCGGTCGGGTCACTTATGTCAATGCACTCAATCGAGAGGCACTAGCAGAGCATGGGCTACTTTGGCTGGATTCTACGGCTATTTTGGCTGATATGCACGCAGTTAGCCAAAAGAAGACTTGGATTGGTTTCTCGGCTTACAGAGCGATCGCTAGCTACATTCCGATCTTATGGCCGGTGCTGCCATTCCTGTACGTGTGGCCTATCCCAAAACTTGGCAAGCGTATCTATCGATATGTCGCAGATAGGCGAACATGTAGTATCGCGGAGGTGCCACTGCTGGAGGCTGAAAATTACCCGGAAAATCCACAGTCTTCTTTGCGGACAGTCACAACGATTGGTGTTTTCTTAGCCTTGGTCAATAGCCTCTTTGGAACCCAGGAAGCAACTACGTCTTGGCCTTTTGCTTGCTATCCAACCTTTGCGAACAATATAGGGGTAAAAGCAAGAGTTACTCGTGTCGTTGCCCTTTCGTCCACAGGAGAGACAATTTCTTTGAATGAAGACGCAGTCAAACAAAAATTCTCTACAGGTCGATATATGGGGTTAATGCGTCACACGCTCAAAGTCGAAAAAAATCCTGAGAAACTCCGCAGCCGTCTCCAAGCTATCTGGCTACTGTTGGTGCAGCAAGACCCGAACCTTCAACGAGCAGTTTCTGTACGATTTTATAAAGATACGCTATCGACGATTCCCGAAAGGCAAAGAGAGAATCCTCTCAAGCGAGAGTTACTGTACGAGTTGAAATTGTAGGTTTTCGATAGGGTTTTCTGGCAGAGATAGCCAAAAAGAGGCAGTAAAGGTTAAGGCACGGCGACAAGCGTGTGAAAATTGAGTTGGCTAGTTTTAGGGAGAGCGATCGCAATTTTGGAGAATTTTAGCGGTGGCGATCGCTCTAGAGCGATCGCCACCGCTGAGTAAAAGTAAATTTCCATATAGGCTGAAATCGCGTCCAGCTAACAGCCGAGTCATGTTAAGATACTTGTCAATTCTTAAAACTGTGTTGGAAAGGTGGATTTAAATTATGGAAGCAGCACTGCTGTTGGCAAAACTGCCGGAAGCTTACTCCTTCTTTGACCCCCTGGTAGACGTTCTCCCGGTCATCCCTGTGTTCTTCTTGTTGTTGGCTTTCGTTTGGCAAGCATCTGTGGGTTTCCGCTAAACCTGAACTGCCAAAAAATTGAAAGGGCACCCGCGTGGGTGCCCTTTCGTGATTTAGGGTAGGCAAAAAGCTAATCCCTAAAACTTGTTTAACGCTATCCCATCGCTTTCTGAAAAGCAGAACGTTTTGAGAGTCGCTGGATATAGGTGACAACTGCTGGATATTCGCTCAGGTCGAGCTTCAGCATCATGGGTATATAAGCCAGAATCGACCCTACCGCTACATCGACAACCGTGAGTTCCTCGCCTAATAGGAACGGTTGCCGTTCCAAAATTTCATTCAGCGGTGTCAACAACTTAGGCGTTTCACGTTCCCGACTCGCTTCCACAAAAATCCCTGGTCCCAAAGTGGCATTGCCAAATATTACCCACTGGATGATTTGTGCTTGTTCCTCCAGAGTGGCTGGCATCTTGCCATACTTTTGGGCGAGATACAGCAGAATTGCTCCTGACTCCCAGAGCTGAAAATCCCCATCGACAATTGCCGGGACTTTTCCCATCGGGTTAATTGCCAGAAACTCTGGTTGCTGATGAGCGCCTGATTGCATATCAAGCTGGATGAATTCGTAAGGAACGCTCAACTCTTCGAGATACCACTTGACAATAGATGCCCGACTACGGGCACCGCCATACAATTTCAACATCACAGATAGCCTAAAGAACTTTATGGGTGTGGGAGTGTTGTTTCACGTTGTCTTCTTTGCGGATAACGCGCTGAGCATTTAGCACTCGCTTGCGTTCGACGGAATAGTTAAAGTCATTGCGGCTAGTACCCAGAGGAATATGGGATTTAGCTTCTGGTTTGTTCTTATAGGTGCGAACAGATGCGATCGCCCGAAAAGCAAACTCATCGCTAAATTGCGCCTCTTCTGGGAAATCTGCTGGCTTGTGGAGGTTATCACCGACGAGAACTGCACCCATTGTGGTTGCAACAGCCATCTTGTAAGAGGTCGGAATCCCTTTAAGAATTGCTTCCAGAGCAGCTGAGGGGATGGGTTCAATAATGTTGACTTCTTGGACTTCGCCATCTTCCTTGAAGAAACAAGTGGCTAAGCCAAGGAGCAGGTAGTCATCTTCGCTGAGATCGGGAGCATTGGGATAAGAAGTTGCAGTTGTCATAGGACGGTTTTATTGAACGATTGCCAAACACCGACGAGAGCGCCTGAGTATCGCGTAAGTATCGCTTGCATTCTACCAGCATCTATTGAGTTGGGGCAGTGGGCGAGAAGTGCCGTCGGGAGCATCGCTGGAAATTTTCCCTTGACCTTTTGCACGTTTGCATCGTCGTAGGATTTTCACCCCTCCCATCCCCCACAGAAAATCCATAACTTTTGCCTATGCCAATCCTGCAAGCTTCACAGTCGTTAGTTCTCCCAAACGAGTAGATGCGAGATTTCGGGAGTCGCTATACATGGTTTCAGTAATGCTCTGGATTGGGGCTGTAGATTTCATTAAGGACATCCAAACCGAATTGAAGGTATAGGCGATCGCTCCCGTGCTGCAAGACGCTTTATGCAGTGACACAGAACACCCCGGCAACGAATAGGAAGCCGCTAAAGTGATTTCAGATAGATAAGTCCAAGGTACCCTTGAGGATGATTATGAACGCTCGCGCAATCAATTTTCAAGACCAGGCAAGACACCAACACGGTTCGCCGGTTTCATCGACCACCGGCGCAGTTCCAAGGCGTTTTAATCTAGTCACCTCAATATCTGGAGGACGCCAGAACCAATCCGTTCGCTCTCTACGCGCCTTAGCACAGGAAAAAGCTCAACACGGTGATCGCAATGGCGCGATCGCTATCCTGACGACCCTCATCGAACTGAACCCCACCAGTGCGGCTGACTATAACAACCGGGGGTTGATTTATTTCCAGAACGGTCAAAAGGAGCAAGCGATCGCCGACTATAACACGGCTTTGGAACTCGATCCCAACTTAGACAGTGTTTATAACAATCGCGCTAACTACTACGCTTCCCTAGGACAGTTGGCAGAAGCGATCGCCGACTACGAAATGACCCTGGATCTCAACCCTGGCAACGTTCGGGCTTGGATTAACCAAGGGATCACCTTTCGGGATCTGGGACTTTACGACTTGGCGTTAGAAAATTTTGACCTAGTGCTGAGATTAGGTCAGCTACAAGGGAATATCTACGCAGAGCGGGGTCGTACCCATCATCTGCACGGCGACTGGAACTGCGCGATCGCTGATTATCAGAATGCTCTGGCTGTGCTGGCTCCTTTTGGTTCTGCCGGACGCTTGCGCTTGCAAGTCGAAAATTGGATGAACCAACTGCTGAAACCTATCAGCGCTTGAGTAACCATTCAAAATTCAAAATTTAAAATATTTTGAATTTTTATTCATCACTTGTTACTCATCACTCGTATTATTATCCAGCCACACAACTTGACGCTGAGAGGGGTCTACTCGATGGCTTTGTTCCTGCATCACGCTTTTGGCTTGCTGGGGATCAAAGTAGCGGCTGAAGTTATTACTTAAACGATTGACACGTTTTTCTGTGCGCTTCACTTCTTCTCGGATTTCTCCCAGCTTTGTTTGCTGAGAAAGATGGTAAGGCAAAAGTTGTGCGAGAGCCGCGATCGCTGCCGCTGAAAGCACTACATTTACCGCTAATTTAGCTGTCGTTTCTATTGCGATCGCCCGGTTAGGATGGCGTCGCGGTTGTCGCCGCGTCCGAGGAACTACCCGGCTGTTTGGTGCCGGTTGCTGATGAGGTTGTAAGGGTTCAATAGCATTCATGGTGTCAGGATACCACTCTAGACGCAAGCGCCACTATGTCTGTCGATAGATGTCAAAGGCTTTAAGGGAGGTACACCTGCCTAGAGTTGCTGCAAGTGTATTCAGAAAGTAGAGAATGGGTGCTAAGGACTAGAAACGAGGGGAAGAGGGAGCGGGAGAAGGGGAGTCGATGTGTACTGAAGCCCTTTCATCCCCTCACTCTCTCTTGCCATCAGCGGCTAGTCCCTAGCAAGGGGTGACATCTACTTGTACAGTTCCGTTGATAGCCGGAATGCCATGATGCCAGCAAACAGCGCCACAACTAAAGCAATATACACTTGGGTATCGGATATCGACATCGTTTACCAACTCCTTATTTCAGGTTTATAGTTCAACAATTTCGGCTAAATTATGCCCAATCTAACCATCTTGTAACAAGATGCAACACAGCTGCGTAAAAATTCTAGCTCTACCATTTGGCTTCCTTAATGGAATTTCCGACTAATTTTTCCCGACAAAGGTTAAGCTTAGTTAAGACAGCAATCATTTTGGCACAATTTAGCCAGTTAATTTTTGCTTTTAGTTTGATAGTTCCAGTTTGAAGCTTGCGTGAATGCTAGACCAAATCCTGAACTCTCCGCTCAATCCGGGACTTGAAGCTCCCCTTGTACTGCTTGTTCTAGTTGTATTAGAGGCAGTGCTGTCAGCGGATAACGCGATCGCCCTAGCAGCTATTGCCCAAGGCTTAGAAGACAGCGCGCTCCAGCGTCGCGCCCTCAATTTCGGATTAGCAGTTGCCTACATCCTCCGAATCACTTTGATTCTGACAGCAACCTGGGTGGTTCAGTTCTGGCAGTTTGAGTTATTGGGGGCACTCTATCTGCTTTGGCTGGTGTTTCAGTATTTTACTTCCGACGAAGAGGAAGATCGGGAACATCATGGGCCGCGATTTGCTTCTCTATGGCAGGCAATTCCGATAATCGCCGTCACCGATTTAGCTTTTTCCCTTGATAGCGTCACTACAGCGATCGCAATTTCTAAAGATACCTGGCTGGTTCTCACCGGAGGTACGATTGGAGTGATTACGCTACGGTTTATGGCTGGCTTATTCATCCGTTGGCTCGATGAATTTGTCCATCTTCAGGATGCTGGCTATATCACCGTTGCCCTTGTAGGATTACGATTGCTTTGCAAAGCAATTCAACCAGATTTGGTGCCGCCAGAGTGGTTAACCATTGCCTGTATTGGGGTGATATTCGCTTGGGGATTTTCTCAGCGCGTCCCCGGTGAGCAAACCGCAGAGATTCAGCAGAAGGAAGAGCAAAAGCGTTAGGCAAAATAAAAGCGTTGGGAATGGCTAATCGCCGATAGCAGATTATTTAAGAACCGTGTTTAAGAGCCGTTCTTACGAGCCGTCCGCGATTAGCCATTCACTACTTACTCGTAGATCCAGGAAGTCAAGCTCGGCTTCCAGCTCACCAGTTCTTCATCTTTAAACCACAGAGCAATCTCGCGCTGCGCGGTTTCGATAGCGTCGGAACCGTGGATGAGGTTGCGACCAATACTAACTCCATAATCGCCGCGAATTGTACCCGGTTCAGCGGTCAGGGGGTTGGTCGCCCCAATTATTTTTCTAGCGGCTGCGACCACTCCATCGGCTTCCCATACCGTCGCGACTACTGGACCAGAGGTGATAAACTCGACCAAACCCGCAAAAAACGGTCTTTCTCGGTGTACGTCATAGTGCTGCTCTGCCAGTTCCCGGCTCACACTCATCAACTTTAAGCCAACCAGAGTAAAACCTTTGGCTTCAAAGCGCCGGATGACCTCACCCGCGAGGTTGCGCTGTACACCATCAGGCTTGACCATGACAAATGTCCGTTCCAAGTTTATCTCCTTTAGATTTTACAAACTGATACAAAACACAGATTAGACTAGAAGGCTTTTTAACGCAAAGGGCGCAAAGGTTTACGCAAAAGGACACGAAGATCAACTTTAAGTAAATTCCCACCGCGTTGACACTCCCAAATTGAGCATCTCACCCAAATCTCCTTTGGCTACCTTTGCGGTTTCCTTCGCGTACCTTTGCGTTAAAAGTTTAAATGAATTGCC contains the following coding sequences:
- a CDS encoding TerC family protein, coding for MLDQILNSPLNPGLEAPLVLLVLVVLEAVLSADNAIALAAIAQGLEDSALQRRALNFGLAVAYILRITLILTATWVVQFWQFELLGALYLLWLVFQYFTSDEEEDREHHGPRFASLWQAIPIIAVTDLAFSLDSVTTAIAISKDTWLVLTGGTIGVITLRFMAGLFIRWLDEFVHLQDAGYITVALVGLRLLCKAIQPDLVPPEWLTIACIGVIFAWGFSQRVPGEQTAEIQQKEEQKR
- a CDS encoding DCC1-like thiol-disulfide oxidoreductase family protein encodes the protein MSLSNGISLESRILLSRIALICIATILIILVIRRKRQTQHIIKEFFTATTNPINLAVFRIVIFGTIFSFDMSETVMFSQFPAELIVPPRGLEWLLNYLPINETLATISGTLFRGFAFTAMIGLFSRTSALLTAVIGFYALGIPQFFGKVDHNHHLLWFSAILAASRCGDYFSWDAIFAAWKRAARGIVEPPSSSSIYALPLRFVWLLLGIIYFFPGFWKFWTGGIDWTESFKYHLYAKWQSLNWIPFFRIDQYAFLYQPSALLAIVFEISFIILIFFPRWRIWAAIAGLMFHQGIDIFMRISFWTLEIAYVTFFDWYIIFHRLGRWLYRQKMYVVYDGNCKLCRQTIASLRMFDIFGRVTYVNALNREALAEHGLLWLDSTAILADMHAVSQKKTWIGFSAYRAIASYIPILWPVLPFLYVWPIPKLGKRIYRYVADRRTCSIAEVPLLEAENYPENPQSSLRTVTTIGVFLALVNSLFGTQEATTSWPFACYPTFANNIGVKARVTRVVALSSTGETISLNEDAVKQKFSTGRYMGLMRHTLKVEKNPEKLRSRLQAIWLLLVQQDPNLQRAVSVRFYKDTLSTIPERQRENPLKRELLYELKL
- the ndk gene encoding nucleoside-diphosphate kinase codes for the protein MERTFVMVKPDGVQRNLAGEVIRRFEAKGFTLVGLKLMSVSRELAEQHYDVHRERPFFAGLVEFITSGPVVATVWEADGVVAAARKIIGATNPLTAEPGTIRGDYGVSIGRNLIHGSDAIETAQREIALWFKDEELVSWKPSLTSWIYE
- a CDS encoding glutathione S-transferase family protein is translated as MLKLYGGARSRASIVKWYLEELSVPYEFIQLDMQSGAHQQPEFLAINPMGKVPAIVDGDFQLWESGAILLYLAQKYGKMPATLEEQAQIIQWVIFGNATLGPGIFVEASRERETPKLLTPLNEILERQPFLLGEELTVVDVAVGSILAYIPMMLKLDLSEYPAVVTYIQRLSKRSAFQKAMG
- the psaM gene encoding photosystem I reaction center subunit XII, whose protein sequence is MSISDTQVYIALVVALFAGIMAFRLSTELYK
- a CDS encoding tetratricopeptide repeat protein; protein product: MNARAINFQDQARHQHGSPVSSTTGAVPRRFNLVTSISGGRQNQSVRSLRALAQEKAQHGDRNGAIAILTTLIELNPTSAADYNNRGLIYFQNGQKEQAIADYNTALELDPNLDSVYNNRANYYASLGQLAEAIADYEMTLDLNPGNVRAWINQGITFRDLGLYDLALENFDLVLRLGQLQGNIYAERGRTHHLHGDWNCAIADYQNALAVLAPFGSAGRLRLQVENWMNQLLKPISA
- the cobS gene encoding adenosylcobinamide-GDP ribazoletransferase codes for the protein MQIFSFWKGFLGAIAFYTCIPIPSGWALEFRGIARWAPSVGLFIGGLLALLDTCFQLLGVPVLTRSAMVVVAWIALTGGLHLDGAMDTADGLAVQDFSSDKLRERQRRLKVMADSVTGAFGAMAAIALLLLKTSALSDLESDRWLALMISAGWGRWGQVVAIAYYPYLKAEGKGAFHKESIRMPQDILLGLLLLFALMGLQIVLSPTRWLAAVGTAAAGCAFAFLTGAWFHRQLGGHTGDTYGAVVEWTEALLLCAIASLYSHFSP
- a CDS encoding photosystem II reaction center protein K produces the protein MEAALLLAKLPEAYSFFDPLVDVLPVIPVFFLLLAFVWQASVGFR
- the tgt gene encoding tRNA guanosine(34) transglycosylase Tgt; translation: MGFSFQCQARCRHTQARAGTFLTPHGVVETPKFMPVGTLATVKSLTIDQLEATGAQMVLANTFHLHLQPGEAIVAGAGGLHRFMGWKKPMLTDSGGFQVFSLSELRKISEDGVTFRSPRDGRMIHLTPERSIQIQKELGADVIMAFDECPPYPAERSEVVAATERTYRWLERCIDAHQSLDKQALFGIVQGGVYLDLRVAAAESLAGLDLPGYAIGGVSVGEPPELIHQIVRATAPVLPAEKPRYLMGVGTYREMAQAIAAGIDLFDCVIPTRWARHGTVMVQGERWNLKNAQYREDFTSLDASCPCYTCQNFSRAYLCHLVRTREILGYTLLSIHNVTELIRFTQRIREAILGDRFVAEFGHWLDV